In Plantibacter sp. PA-3-X8, one DNA window encodes the following:
- a CDS encoding FdhF/YdeP family oxidoreductase, whose amino-acid sequence MSAEPPVEDVTDADIEVTHPKHVAVGLPGILHSMEPALRQLGPKRTAELFTSINQRGGFDCMSCAWPDPDDRKKLEFCENGAKAVIWEATPVVIPSGFWAEHSLTDLADKSEYWLGMQGRLSEPVYKPAGSDHYRPVSWDEAFAIVGEQLRGQESPDEAVFYTSGRASNEAAFVYQLFVRAFGTNNLPDCSNMCHESTGTALGEVIGVGKSTIRYEDFEQADLIIVMGQNPGTNHPRMLTALEDAKQAGATIVSVNPLPEAALERYKNPQTVRGMVGRGTVISDQFLQIRLGGDMALLQAVSKRVLEAEAAAPGTILDHAFLAEHCLGLEELTAHLADLDEAAVLEATGLTSEQIDELAERYIASNATIVTWAMGLTQHKAAVNGIKEIINLLLLRGNIGKPGAGASPIRGHSNVQGDRTMGIWEQMPESFLAAMEREFAVPMPREHGVDAVNAIRAMQRGEVRTWISLGGNFVAAISDTAAAEAAIRGTQLSVQISTKLNRSHAVTGEAAIILPTLGRTEIDLQASGPQMVSVEDSVCAVHASHGRIPPAAPGLLSEVAIITRLARATLGEDSGIAWQAFEDDYDTIREHIGRVVPGCEGYNEQIRREDGFVLPNGPRDSRTFTNPEGRALLTVNELEPIHCPPGRLLLQTLRSHDQFNTTIYSLNDRYRGIKKGRNVVFVNPDDLRDLGLEDGQTVDVFSEWAGQPDRELRGFRVVSYPTARGCAAAYFPEANVLVPLDSTADRSNTPVSKAIVVRLQSAA is encoded by the coding sequence ATGAGCGCCGAACCGCCCGTCGAGGACGTCACAGACGCCGACATCGAGGTCACCCACCCGAAGCACGTCGCCGTCGGCTTGCCCGGCATCCTGCACTCGATGGAGCCCGCCCTCCGGCAGCTCGGACCGAAGCGGACCGCGGAGCTCTTCACGTCGATCAACCAGCGCGGCGGCTTCGACTGCATGAGCTGCGCCTGGCCCGACCCGGACGACCGCAAGAAGCTCGAGTTCTGCGAGAACGGCGCGAAGGCCGTCATCTGGGAGGCGACACCGGTCGTCATCCCGAGCGGCTTCTGGGCCGAACACTCGCTCACCGATCTCGCCGACAAGTCGGAGTACTGGCTCGGCATGCAGGGTCGGCTGTCGGAGCCCGTCTACAAGCCGGCCGGTTCGGACCACTATCGGCCGGTGAGCTGGGACGAGGCGTTCGCCATCGTCGGCGAGCAGCTGCGCGGTCAGGAGTCCCCCGACGAAGCCGTCTTCTACACGAGCGGCCGCGCGTCGAACGAGGCGGCCTTCGTCTACCAGCTCTTCGTCCGCGCCTTCGGGACCAACAACCTCCCCGACTGTTCGAACATGTGCCACGAGTCCACCGGCACGGCGCTCGGCGAGGTCATCGGCGTCGGGAAGTCGACCATCCGGTACGAGGACTTCGAGCAGGCCGACCTCATCATCGTCATGGGCCAGAACCCGGGCACGAACCATCCGCGCATGCTCACGGCGCTCGAGGACGCGAAGCAGGCGGGCGCGACGATCGTCTCGGTGAACCCGCTCCCCGAGGCGGCGCTCGAGCGGTACAAGAACCCGCAGACGGTCCGCGGCATGGTCGGGCGCGGCACGGTCATCTCCGACCAGTTCCTGCAGATCCGGCTCGGCGGCGACATGGCGCTGCTACAGGCGGTCTCGAAGCGGGTCCTGGAGGCCGAGGCGGCAGCTCCGGGGACGATCCTCGACCACGCGTTCCTCGCCGAGCACTGCCTCGGACTCGAGGAGCTCACGGCCCACCTGGCCGACCTCGACGAGGCGGCCGTGCTCGAGGCGACCGGCCTCACGAGCGAGCAGATCGACGAACTCGCCGAGCGCTACATCGCGTCGAACGCGACGATCGTCACCTGGGCGATGGGTCTGACCCAGCACAAGGCGGCGGTCAACGGGATCAAGGAGATCATCAACCTGCTCCTCCTCCGCGGGAACATCGGCAAGCCTGGCGCCGGGGCATCGCCGATCCGCGGGCACAGCAACGTGCAGGGCGACCGGACGATGGGTATCTGGGAGCAGATGCCCGAGTCCTTCCTCGCCGCCATGGAGCGCGAGTTCGCGGTCCCGATGCCGCGGGAGCACGGGGTCGACGCGGTGAACGCGATCCGAGCGATGCAGCGGGGCGAGGTCCGCACCTGGATCTCGCTCGGCGGCAACTTCGTCGCGGCGATCTCCGACACCGCCGCCGCCGAGGCCGCGATCCGCGGAACGCAGCTGTCCGTGCAGATCTCCACGAAGCTCAACCGCTCGCACGCGGTCACGGGCGAGGCGGCGATCATCCTGCCGACCCTCGGGCGCACCGAGATCGACCTACAGGCGAGCGGACCGCAGATGGTCAGCGTCGAGGACTCGGTGTGCGCGGTCCACGCCTCGCACGGACGCATCCCGCCGGCAGCGCCCGGTCTGCTCTCCGAGGTCGCCATCATCACGCGCCTCGCGCGAGCGACGCTCGGTGAGGACTCGGGCATCGCCTGGCAGGCGTTCGAGGACGACTACGACACGATCCGCGAACACATCGGACGGGTCGTGCCGGGCTGCGAGGGGTACAACGAGCAGATCCGCCGCGAGGACGGCTTCGTCCTGCCGAACGGACCGCGGGACTCCCGCACGTTCACGAACCCCGAGGGCCGCGCCCTGCTGACGGTCAACGAGCTCGAACCGATCCACTGCCCGCCCGGTCGGCTGCTCCTGCAGACCCTGCGCTCGCACGACCAGTTCAACACGACGATCTACAGCCTGAACGACCGGTACCGCGGCATCAAGAAGGGCCGGAACGTCGTCTTCGTCAACCCGGACGACCTCCGCGACCTCGGCCTGGAGGACGGCCAGACGGTGGACGTCTTCAGCGAGTGGGCCGGGCAGCCGGATCGGGAGCTCCGCGGTTTCCGCGTCGTCTCCTACCCGACCGCCCGTGGATGCGCCGCGGCGTACTTCCCTGAGGCGAACGTCCTCGTCCCGCTCGACTCGACGGCAGACCGCAGCAACACCCCGGTCTCGAAGGCGATCGTCGTGCGGTTGCAGTCGGCCGCCTGA
- a CDS encoding alpha/beta hydrolase fold domain-containing protein, producing the protein MLTIPGVVVGPALRLIRANRAFVSEAGARRRIRERTLRPASYGPPSTLRSDVRVDVERFADWPVYTVSPTRRPAIGGVVYAHGGGWVGEIAPQHWTLAATIAAETGAVVTLPIYPLVPYGTAAVAQNGVVELVRRSIERHGPTVLAGDSAGGQIALSAALRLRDEGVVLPMTTLLSPALDLTWSNPRIPLVQPSDPWLATPGGRVFAEHWRGDLDITDPTVSPLFGDFAGLGPLTLLSGTRDVLNPDAELLVDRAEAAGVTVDYHEGTGQFHVWALLPTRAGEAATQTIVRSVTRGLR; encoded by the coding sequence GTGCTCACCATCCCAGGCGTCGTCGTCGGCCCAGCGCTCCGACTCATCCGCGCGAACCGCGCCTTCGTGAGTGAGGCCGGCGCGCGCCGCCGGATCCGGGAACGCACCCTCCGGCCGGCGTCCTACGGTCCACCCAGCACCCTCCGCAGCGACGTCCGGGTCGACGTCGAACGTTTCGCAGACTGGCCGGTGTACACCGTGTCCCCCACGCGACGACCGGCGATCGGCGGGGTCGTGTACGCGCACGGCGGCGGCTGGGTCGGCGAGATCGCACCGCAGCACTGGACGCTGGCGGCCACCATCGCCGCGGAGACCGGCGCCGTGGTCACACTCCCGATCTACCCGCTCGTGCCCTACGGCACCGCGGCGGTGGCGCAGAACGGCGTCGTCGAGCTGGTGCGGCGCAGCATCGAGCGGCACGGGCCGACCGTCCTCGCGGGCGACTCGGCCGGCGGTCAGATCGCCCTGTCGGCTGCGCTCCGACTCCGGGACGAGGGCGTCGTCCTGCCGATGACCACCCTGCTGTCACCGGCGCTCGACCTCACCTGGAGCAACCCGCGGATCCCCCTCGTGCAGCCGAGCGACCCCTGGCTGGCGACGCCCGGTGGGCGCGTGTTCGCGGAGCACTGGCGCGGCGATCTGGACATCACCGATCCGACCGTGAGCCCCCTCTTCGGCGACTTCGCCGGGCTCGGACCACTCACGCTCTTGAGCGGGACCCGCGACGTCCTCAACCCCGACGCAGAGCTGCTCGTCGACCGAGCCGAAGCGGCCGGCGTCACCGTCGACTACCACGAGGGCACCGGACAGTTCCACGTCTGGGCACTACTGCCGACCCGCGCCGGAGAGGCCGCCACGCAGACGATCGTCCGCAGCGTCACGCGCGGGCTGCGCTGA
- a CDS encoding alpha/beta fold hydrolase, translating into MRKLLKVPLISIATIAGLVAAGLATTSIVNAVASSSEAGELQPYGQLVDVDGKDMNVVISGSGAETIVLLPGQGTAAPGLDFEPLVDELRDQYRVVVVEPFGYGLSDQTDVPRTSANIAGEVHAALQHLGIDRYVLAGHSIAGIYALEYLERFRAEVTAFIGIDTSVPSQPGSDEPTPTDGVDTLKALGILRLLTAIAPDPYEGLPYDAATKRQLAILTNRNAMSPTLLDEIAHTPGNFQAARSQSFPADLPILMFVVGDDPELSDWVPLHEEQLAGVERSELVRLDGGHYLHHTEATVMGEDIKRFLADTPGD; encoded by the coding sequence ATGCGCAAGCTCCTGAAGGTTCCACTGATCTCGATCGCCACGATCGCCGGCCTCGTCGCGGCGGGCCTCGCGACGACGAGCATCGTGAACGCCGTCGCGAGTTCGTCGGAAGCGGGCGAACTGCAGCCCTACGGGCAGTTGGTCGACGTCGACGGCAAGGACATGAACGTCGTCATCAGTGGTTCCGGCGCTGAGACGATCGTCCTGCTGCCCGGGCAGGGCACCGCGGCACCCGGCCTCGACTTCGAGCCGCTCGTCGATGAGCTCCGTGACCAGTACCGGGTGGTGGTCGTCGAGCCGTTCGGCTATGGCCTCAGCGATCAGACGGACGTGCCCCGGACCTCGGCCAACATCGCCGGTGAGGTGCACGCCGCCCTGCAGCACCTCGGCATCGACCGGTACGTCCTCGCCGGACACTCGATCGCCGGCATCTACGCCCTCGAGTATCTGGAGCGGTTCCGCGCCGAGGTGACGGCGTTCATCGGGATCGACACGAGCGTCCCGTCCCAGCCCGGAAGCGACGAGCCGACGCCGACCGACGGCGTCGACACACTGAAGGCGCTCGGCATCCTCCGCCTCCTCACCGCCATCGCGCCCGACCCGTACGAGGGCCTCCCGTACGACGCCGCCACGAAGCGCCAACTCGCGATCCTGACGAACCGAAATGCGATGTCGCCGACGCTGCTCGACGAGATCGCCCACACGCCCGGCAACTTCCAGGCGGCCCGGTCACAGTCGTTCCCGGCCGACCTGCCGATCCTCATGTTCGTCGTCGGCGACGACCCGGAACTCTCCGACTGGGTGCCCCTCCACGAGGAGCAGCTCGCCGGAGTCGAGCGGAGTGAGCTCGTCCGACTCGACGGCGGCCACTACCTGCACCACACCGAGGCGACGGTGATGGGCGAGGACATCAAGCGGTTCCTCGCCGACACGCCGGGAGACTGA
- a CDS encoding DUF808 domain-containing protein, which translates to MSVGLLAVVDDILSAALKASAKTAGVVIDDAAVTPQYVQGLTPARELPVVWRIARGSLINKFVIIIPIALLLTAFAPWVLPFLLIIGGTYLCFEGAEKVMEWFGMHHAEAEEDVRDEKKLVSGAVRTDLILSTEIMLISLASLDSGLGIWMTLGALLVIGLVMTAVVYGAVALLVKIDDIGLRLMKNPSRGVRRTGARIVASMPAVFRVISIVGTVAMLWVGGHLVIANLAETFWHGPYDLLHVVTHAIEAAGPVVVWIADTAMSAVFGLVLGLIVVAIVTGISRLRSRNQPAKATH; encoded by the coding sequence ATGTCGGTCGGCCTGCTCGCCGTTGTCGATGACATCCTCAGCGCAGCCCTCAAGGCGAGTGCGAAGACCGCCGGCGTCGTCATCGACGATGCGGCCGTCACCCCGCAGTACGTGCAGGGGCTCACCCCCGCGCGGGAACTGCCGGTCGTGTGGCGGATCGCCCGCGGCAGCCTCATCAACAAGTTCGTCATCATCATCCCGATCGCCCTGCTGCTCACGGCGTTCGCGCCCTGGGTGCTGCCGTTCCTCCTCATCATCGGAGGTACCTACCTCTGCTTCGAGGGTGCAGAGAAGGTCATGGAGTGGTTCGGCATGCACCACGCGGAGGCGGAGGAGGACGTCCGCGACGAGAAGAAGCTCGTCTCCGGGGCCGTCCGCACCGACCTCATCCTCAGCACGGAGATCATGCTCATCTCCCTCGCCAGCCTCGACTCGGGGCTCGGCATCTGGATGACACTGGGCGCCCTCCTGGTCATCGGCCTCGTCATGACGGCGGTCGTCTACGGCGCGGTGGCCCTGCTCGTGAAGATCGACGACATCGGACTCCGGCTCATGAAGAACCCGTCACGCGGCGTCCGCCGCACCGGCGCACGGATCGTCGCGTCGATGCCCGCGGTCTTCCGCGTCATCAGCATCGTCGGCACGGTCGCGATGCTCTGGGTCGGCGGCCACCTCGTGATCGCGAACCTGGCCGAGACGTTCTGGCACGGACCGTACGACCTCCTGCACGTCGTCACCCACGCGATCGAGGCCGCCGGACCGGTCGTCGTCTGGATCGCCGACACCGCGATGTCCGCCGTGTTCGGACTCGTCCTCGGTCTGATCGTCGTCGCGATCGTGACCGGGATCTCGCGCCTGCGGTCACGGAACCAGCCCGCGAAAGCTACTCACTAG
- a CDS encoding metalloregulator ArsR/SmtB family transcription factor, with protein sequence MADTASDIFAALAHPTRRQILQDLKDGELAAGEIAARFDATGPTISRHLSVLRQAGLVSERRDANRILYSLVGERLALSVGDFLSTVCPEQMVLREVRKRRTA encoded by the coding sequence ATGGCAGATACAGCGTCGGACATCTTCGCCGCGCTCGCTCATCCGACGCGGCGGCAGATCCTGCAGGACCTCAAAGACGGCGAGCTCGCCGCGGGGGAGATCGCCGCACGCTTCGACGCCACCGGTCCGACCATCTCGCGGCACCTGAGCGTCCTGCGCCAGGCCGGCCTCGTCTCCGAGCGCCGCGATGCGAACCGCATCCTCTACTCACTCGTCGGTGAGCGCCTCGCGCTGTCGGTGGGCGACTTCCTGTCCACCGTGTGCCCGGAGCAGATGGTCCTGCGTGAGGTCCGCAAGCGCCGGACCGCGTAG
- a CDS encoding cupin domain-containing protein, whose amino-acid sequence MQIQPKPATIKNPAEQFTGDVYLDLLAAPQQDGQHMMVAKVRFLPGARTAWHSHANGQTLHVTEGVALMGTRDGAVLVVQPGQTVYTPPGEEHWHGATPDDYMEHLAMFEQAEDPATSTTWLEHVAEADYHRP is encoded by the coding sequence ATGCAGATCCAACCGAAACCCGCGACAATCAAGAACCCCGCCGAGCAGTTCACCGGCGACGTCTACCTCGACCTGCTGGCCGCGCCGCAGCAGGACGGCCAGCACATGATGGTCGCGAAGGTGCGGTTCCTCCCCGGCGCCCGCACCGCATGGCACTCCCATGCCAACGGGCAGACCCTCCACGTCACCGAGGGCGTCGCCCTCATGGGCACGCGCGACGGTGCCGTTCTCGTCGTCCAGCCGGGCCAGACGGTCTACACCCCGCCCGGCGAGGAGCACTGGCACGGGGCCACGCCGGACGACTACATGGAGCACCTCGCGATGTTCGAACAGGCGGAGGACCCGGCCACCAGCACCACCTGGCTCGAGCACGTCGCCGAAGCCGACTACCACCGCCCCTGA
- a CDS encoding molybdenum cofactor guanylyltransferase, with the protein MSVDAIILAGGRSSRLGGVAKASLLRGGRTLLQLAVDAARAAGGRVVVVGPEARTTAPVRFVRERPVFGGPAAAIAAGLDALRDDVAAEGPAQVAVLACDMPDAASALAAVLEAAATGTGTDGWVAVDDSGRQQSLLAVYHREALERRVAALRASQPSGDLAGVSVRQLLAGLVLRQVPIPDGGSADVDTWADAAGLGVVTAVESPTPTASTTPTADPEERLR; encoded by the coding sequence ATGTCCGTCGACGCGATCATCCTCGCGGGAGGGCGGTCCTCCCGCCTCGGCGGCGTTGCGAAGGCGTCGTTGCTCCGCGGCGGCCGGACCCTCCTCCAGCTCGCGGTCGATGCTGCGCGGGCGGCCGGCGGCCGTGTCGTCGTGGTCGGCCCCGAGGCCCGGACGACCGCTCCGGTCCGCTTCGTCCGTGAACGCCCCGTCTTCGGCGGCCCTGCCGCGGCCATCGCCGCAGGCTTGGACGCCCTGCGTGATGACGTCGCGGCCGAGGGTCCCGCGCAGGTCGCCGTCCTCGCCTGCGACATGCCGGATGCCGCATCGGCGCTCGCCGCGGTGCTCGAAGCAGCCGCGACCGGGACCGGCACCGACGGCTGGGTCGCGGTGGACGACTCCGGTCGTCAGCAGTCGCTGCTCGCCGTCTACCACCGGGAGGCCCTGGAACGCCGGGTCGCCGCACTCCGGGCGTCGCAGCCGAGCGGTGACCTCGCGGGTGTCTCCGTCCGCCAGCTGCTCGCCGGACTCGTCCTCCGACAGGTGCCCATTCCCGACGGCGGCTCGGCCGACGTCGACACCTGGGCCGACGCCGCCGGACTCGGGGTCGTCACCGCCGTCGAGTCGCCGACGCCGACCGCGTCCACCACACCGACCGCCGACCCTGAGGAGCGTCTCCGATGA
- a CDS encoding DUF6457 domain-containing protein: MTDDLHAVLADWTDRVSAELELGDVAVDIDAVLGLAGTAAHAVRRPAAPLTTYLVGIAVGKALASGADPAAAAEAATAAVDRLVASDSTA, from the coding sequence ATGACCGATGACCTGCATGCCGTCCTCGCCGACTGGACCGACCGGGTGTCCGCCGAGCTGGAGCTCGGCGACGTCGCGGTCGACATCGACGCCGTCCTCGGGCTCGCGGGCACGGCCGCGCACGCCGTGCGGCGTCCGGCCGCCCCGCTCACCACCTACCTCGTCGGCATCGCCGTCGGGAAGGCGCTCGCGAGCGGGGCGGATCCGGCCGCCGCCGCCGAGGCCGCGACCGCGGCCGTCGATCGGCTGGTCGCCTCGGACTCGACCGCATGA
- a CDS encoding NAD-dependent epimerase/dehydratase family protein — translation MRVAITGGTGFVGRHLAERLQHDGHEIVVVSRRTGVEIDDVEALTAAFADCDAVAHCAGINRELGDQTFQRVHVDGTRAVVDAARRAGVGRIVLVSFLRARPDCGSGYHETKWAAEEIVRGSGIAHTVLKFGMIYGAGDHMVDHVTKAVRTFPVFATVGYRERRVRPVPVADAVDVLVAALEGRVSEPTVAVMGAEELELGAAVRRIAHVAGRRPLYVPVPVWTIRLLARATERLMKTPLVAKAQAQMLAEGVSEAAPAAPELPADLRPSRRFDESRIRAALPVGRFTLHDLRLPRSSR, via the coding sequence ATGCGAGTGGCCATCACCGGTGGGACCGGGTTCGTCGGACGACACCTGGCCGAGCGACTGCAGCACGACGGGCACGAGATCGTCGTCGTCTCCCGACGCACCGGCGTGGAGATCGACGACGTCGAGGCGTTGACCGCCGCGTTCGCCGACTGCGACGCGGTCGCGCACTGCGCCGGGATCAACCGAGAGCTCGGCGACCAGACCTTCCAGCGCGTGCACGTCGACGGCACCCGGGCGGTCGTGGACGCGGCCCGTCGCGCCGGCGTCGGTCGCATCGTGCTGGTGAGCTTCCTCCGCGCGCGCCCCGACTGCGGCTCCGGGTACCACGAGACGAAGTGGGCGGCCGAGGAGATCGTGCGGGGCTCGGGCATCGCGCACACCGTCCTCAAGTTCGGCATGATCTACGGCGCAGGCGACCACATGGTCGATCACGTCACCAAGGCCGTCCGCACCTTCCCGGTGTTCGCGACCGTCGGCTACCGCGAGCGCCGCGTGCGTCCGGTGCCGGTCGCGGACGCCGTCGACGTCCTCGTCGCAGCACTCGAGGGCCGGGTGTCGGAGCCGACCGTCGCGGTCATGGGCGCCGAGGAGCTCGAGCTGGGTGCGGCCGTGCGCCGGATCGCGCACGTGGCCGGACGCCGCCCGCTGTACGTCCCGGTCCCCGTGTGGACGATCCGCCTGCTCGCGCGCGCGACGGAACGCCTCATGAAGACGCCGTTGGTGGCGAAGGCGCAGGCGCAGATGCTGGCGGAAGGAGTGAGCGAGGCGGCCCCAGCGGCACCGGAACTCCCCGCGGACCTCCGTCCCTCACGCCGCTTCGACGAGTCCCGGATCCGTGCCGCGCTCCCCGTCGGCCGCTTCACGCTCCACGACCTCCGCCTGCCGCGCTCGTCCCGCTGA
- a CDS encoding GNAT family N-acetyltransferase produces the protein MPELNPVVIERVAWDDERAVRLRAAMDEEMDARYASAWEDWDPEAAERALTAFTVDPADISATFLALIDGEPVGHAALRRLHGEWELKRVVTLPAHRGRGISKRLITAVEDTARAEGASRLILQTGDRQPEAVRLYEWLGYEPIPIYSPYEVIPMSLCYARPLR, from the coding sequence ATGCCCGAGCTGAACCCCGTCGTCATCGAGCGAGTCGCCTGGGACGACGAGCGGGCCGTGCGGCTCCGCGCCGCGATGGACGAGGAGATGGACGCACGGTACGCGTCGGCCTGGGAGGACTGGGACCCCGAGGCCGCCGAGCGGGCGCTGACCGCGTTCACCGTCGATCCTGCCGACATCAGTGCGACCTTCCTGGCCCTCATCGACGGCGAGCCGGTCGGTCACGCCGCCCTGCGCCGACTGCACGGCGAATGGGAGCTCAAGCGCGTCGTCACCCTCCCGGCTCACCGCGGGCGGGGCATCTCGAAGCGCCTGATCACCGCCGTCGAGGACACCGCCCGTGCCGAGGGGGCGTCCCGCCTCATCCTGCAGACCGGCGACCGCCAGCCCGAGGCCGTGCGGCTCTACGAGTGGCTCGGCTACGAGCCCATCCCGATCTACTCGCCGTACGAGGTCATCCCGATGTCGCTCTGCTACGCCCGCCCGCTCCGCTGA
- the fdhD gene encoding formate dehydrogenase accessory sulfurtransferase FdhD has translation MTRITARRRVTRITVGQPARTREDVLAVEEPLEIRVGGRSLAITMRTPGHDVDLAIGFLVSEGVIGRGDDVRTARYCAGATDEGVNTYNVLDIALSPGVPAPDPSLERNFFTTSSCGLCGKASIDAVRTSSRYSVADDDFRLDPALLVTFPDRLRAQQAVFERTGGLHAAGLFDARTGEMLVLREDVGRHNAVDKVVGWAAKEGLLPLRSMVLMVSGRASFELTQKASMAGIPMLAAVSAPSSLAAELATELGMTLVGFLRGDSMVVYSGAHRLADPAEGSAPAALQTGANA, from the coding sequence ATGACTCGCATCACGGCGCGCAGACGCGTCACCCGCATCACGGTGGGACAGCCCGCACGCACCCGCGAGGACGTCCTCGCCGTCGAGGAGCCGCTCGAGATCCGCGTCGGTGGTCGTTCGCTCGCCATCACGATGCGGACGCCCGGCCACGACGTCGACCTCGCGATCGGCTTCCTCGTCTCCGAGGGCGTCATCGGTCGGGGTGACGACGTCCGGACCGCGCGCTACTGCGCCGGAGCGACGGACGAGGGCGTCAACACGTACAACGTGCTGGACATCGCCCTGTCGCCCGGCGTCCCCGCCCCGGATCCGAGCTTGGAACGGAACTTCTTCACCACCAGCTCGTGCGGCCTCTGCGGCAAGGCGAGCATCGACGCCGTCCGGACGAGCTCGCGCTACTCCGTCGCGGACGACGACTTCCGCCTCGACCCGGCACTCCTCGTGACCTTCCCCGACCGCCTCCGGGCACAGCAGGCGGTCTTCGAACGCACCGGCGGTCTGCACGCGGCCGGCCTGTTCGACGCCCGCACCGGCGAGATGCTCGTGCTCCGCGAGGACGTCGGCCGACACAACGCCGTCGACAAGGTCGTCGGATGGGCGGCGAAGGAGGGGTTGCTCCCGCTCCGCTCCATGGTCCTGATGGTGTCGGGGCGCGCGAGTTTCGAGCTCACGCAGAAGGCCTCGATGGCCGGCATCCCGATGCTCGCCGCCGTCTCCGCTCCGTCCTCGCTCGCCGCCGAACTGGCCACCGAACTCGGGATGACGCTCGTCGGCTTCCTCCGTGGCGACTCGATGGTCGTCTACAGCGGAGCGCACCGGCTCGCCGACCCGGCCGAAGGCTCGGCACCAGCAGCACTCCAGACCGGAGCGAACGCATGA
- a CDS encoding molybdopterin molybdotransferase MoeA — MTRSSWSDARSIAHAAGAAQRSDVVDTLALTEALGHVLAAPLVSPIAIPHYASSAMDGWAVAGSGPWTLLTGGDAERARSVGLGDGVAVDVLTGGLIPAGAGAVLQLEHGMVEQSSGAASLHLAPNARSDEARPGRHIRPAGTESPAGSTVLDAGTRLGPVHLAVAAGAGFDRVPVVPTPRVRLVLTGDEVVTSGVPAPGFVRDSFGPSLPGVIASLGGVVTSSVRVGDDASTTADALGLTSAVGVPARQQRNLVVTTGGTGDSRADHVRALLRDAGADFLVDGVDVRPGGPALLARLPDGRLFVGLPGNPLAALLSVLTLVHPVLAGFQGLELPALRPAVLASPVDGARSGTVLRPYRSVHDADSPTPHAEPTPWHGAAMLRGLADADGVLVCPGSGTAAGGRVPSLDLPW; from the coding sequence ATGACGAGGTCCTCCTGGTCGGACGCCCGCAGCATTGCTCATGCGGCGGGTGCCGCGCAGCGGTCCGACGTCGTCGACACCCTGGCGCTCACCGAGGCCCTCGGACACGTCCTCGCGGCGCCGCTCGTCTCGCCCATCGCGATCCCGCACTACGCCTCCTCGGCGATGGACGGCTGGGCGGTGGCCGGGAGCGGCCCGTGGACGCTGCTGACCGGCGGCGACGCCGAGCGCGCACGGTCGGTCGGACTCGGCGACGGTGTCGCGGTCGACGTCCTGACCGGAGGGCTGATCCCGGCGGGCGCCGGGGCGGTCCTCCAGCTCGAGCACGGCATGGTCGAGCAGAGTTCGGGTGCTGCCAGCCTCCACCTCGCGCCGAACGCCCGGAGCGACGAAGCGAGACCGGGGCGGCACATCCGGCCCGCCGGAACCGAGTCACCCGCGGGGTCGACCGTCCTCGACGCCGGCACGCGTCTCGGTCCCGTGCACCTCGCGGTCGCCGCCGGCGCCGGCTTCGACCGCGTGCCCGTCGTGCCGACACCGCGGGTCCGCCTGGTCCTCACGGGCGACGAGGTCGTCACGAGCGGCGTGCCCGCGCCCGGGTTCGTGCGCGACAGCTTCGGTCCATCCCTCCCGGGAGTGATCGCCTCGCTCGGTGGCGTCGTCACGTCCAGCGTCCGTGTCGGCGATGACGCGTCCACCACGGCCGACGCCCTCGGGCTGACGAGTGCGGTCGGCGTCCCGGCCCGCCAGCAGCGGAACCTCGTCGTGACCACGGGTGGTACCGGCGACTCCCGAGCCGATCACGTCCGAGCGTTGCTCCGCGACGCCGGCGCGGACTTCCTCGTGGACGGCGTCGACGTCCGCCCGGGTGGCCCGGCGCTGCTCGCCCGGCTGCCGGACGGTCGTCTGTTCGTCGGGCTGCCCGGCAACCCGCTCGCCGCACTGCTCAGTGTCCTCACGCTCGTGCACCCGGTGCTCGCGGGCTTCCAGGGACTCGAGCTCCCGGCCCTGCGACCGGCGGTGCTCGCCTCGCCCGTCGACGGGGCTCGCTCAGGGACGGTGCTGCGCCCCTACCGCTCGGTGCACGATGCGGACTCGCCGACGCCGCATGCGGAGCCGACGCCCTGGCACGGGGCAGCCATGCTCCGCGGGCTCGCCGACGCCGATGGCGTGCTCGTGTGCCCGGGCTCCGGCACAGCCGCGGGCGGCCGGGTACCGAGTCTCGACCTGCCCTGGTGA